One window from the genome of Pandoraea fibrosis encodes:
- a CDS encoding FlgK family flagellar hook-associated protein: MNMLNIATQGVKTAQSLLDNESLNISQMGNSAYTRRNVRVTSRADGTVQAQEVVRVAGLEQRRQLWRAVSGANELEVQKPHADALLVQLGGTDVASDPLGLRDFVKALDHEAQTVGGDVHADEVFAALGRVAERTNSMFSALERLRGNLNMVRSGDAEKVNRLTATVADLNRLHRLAPDEAGRLAIEDQRDQALGELATFLDVDVREDSSGAYHVLTRSGHPLVLGNRAAQLEALPAGGYTLVAGASRVSVPADGLGGRLGGHDAFITRELDQRIADVTEVARTLVEQLNRAHADDTSSGFSATPLLSLAVGPNGVPRLERTLATAQGLDLNADSANGNGKTLQRLKGAIHAPVSLPGRVNTTLVEAMSALAADTGRRASDIEAGGTSARAVLVSARTQFQKQAGVDETESGGALMSYMKLYRANARVASVANELFDATLAMVR, encoded by the coding sequence ATGAACATGCTGAACATCGCCACGCAAGGCGTGAAAACTGCGCAGTCGCTGCTCGACAACGAGTCGCTCAACATCTCCCAGATGGGAAATTCGGCGTACACGCGCCGGAACGTGCGCGTGACGTCGCGCGCGGACGGCACGGTGCAGGCGCAGGAAGTTGTGCGCGTGGCCGGGCTGGAGCAGCGGCGTCAGTTGTGGCGTGCGGTGTCCGGTGCGAACGAGCTTGAGGTGCAGAAGCCGCACGCCGACGCGTTGCTCGTGCAACTGGGCGGGACCGACGTGGCGAGCGACCCGCTGGGGCTGCGCGACTTCGTCAAGGCGCTCGACCATGAGGCACAGACGGTCGGCGGCGATGTGCATGCCGACGAAGTCTTCGCCGCGCTGGGCCGCGTCGCCGAGCGCACCAATTCGATGTTCTCCGCGTTGGAACGCCTGCGCGGGAACCTCAACATGGTGCGCAGCGGGGATGCGGAGAAGGTCAATCGCCTCACGGCCACGGTGGCCGATCTGAATCGTTTGCATCGGCTTGCACCCGACGAGGCAGGCCGCCTTGCCATCGAGGACCAGCGCGATCAGGCATTGGGCGAACTGGCGACGTTTCTCGATGTGGACGTGCGGGAGGACAGCAGCGGCGCGTATCACGTGCTCACGCGTAGCGGGCATCCGCTCGTGCTGGGCAATCGTGCGGCGCAACTCGAAGCGCTGCCAGCGGGGGGCTACACGCTCGTGGCAGGGGCGTCGCGGGTGAGCGTGCCGGCGGATGGGCTGGGCGGTCGATTGGGAGGGCACGACGCATTTATCACGCGCGAGCTCGATCAGCGAATCGCAGACGTGACCGAAGTCGCCCGCACACTCGTCGAACAACTGAATCGTGCGCATGCCGACGACACGTCGTCTGGCTTTAGCGCTACGCCGCTGCTGTCGCTCGCTGTCGGCCCGAACGGTGTGCCGCGACTGGAGCGCACGCTCGCGACGGCTCAGGGGCTCGATCTGAACGCCGATAGCGCCAACGGCAACGGCAAGACGTTGCAGCGTCTGAAAGGGGCGATCCACGCGCCGGTATCGCTGCCGGGTCGCGTGAACACCACGCTCGTGGAAGCGATGAGTGCGCTGGCGGCGGATACCGGCCGTCGTGCCAGTGACATCGAGGCGGGCGGAACGTCTGCCCGTGCGGTGCTGGTGTCCGCACGCACGCAATTTCAAAAGCAGGCGGGCGTCGACGAGACGGAGTCGGGCGGCGCACTCATGTCCTATATGAAGCTCTACCGCGCGAACGCCCGGGTGGCGTCGGTCGCCAACGAATTATTCGATGCCACGCTGGCGATGGTGCGCTGA
- a CDS encoding flagellar biosynthesis protein FlhA, whose product MSRLLTDLRRHKFLTPLLVFAILAMVILPLPPLLLDTLFTFNIVLSMVVILVSLSVRRPLDFSVFPTVILATTLMRLTLNVASTRVVLLNGNEGTHAAGSVIESFGNVVIGGNFVVGLVVFVILMIINFVVVTKGAERISEVSARFTLDALPGKQMAIDADLNAGLINQEAAQTRRREVSSEADFYGAMDGASKFVRGDAIASILILLINLIGGAAIGVTMHDMSAGDAFRQYSLLTIGDGLVAQIPALLLSSAAAIIVTRVSDAGDFEKQVGSQLLASPSVLASVAVLMFILAVIPGMPTLPFLAFAAVMAFVAWRVSQRRAPDEADDTEALEAALTAFEPPALTWQQLPFVSPVTVSLGYQIVGLVDKREGAPLVQRLYGMRQTLSQAMGFVVPAVKLDTGLGLGASEYAIDVGGVRVASATLPHDRLMAIAAPDCYGELDGMPAIDPSFGMSVVWIEPEQRAHALGLGYQIVDPAGVIATHVQEAMKAHLADLFTYQDVTSLGERLRELSPSLADALDKALTHQQQLAVIRLLLAEAVSLQDIDVLATALVNASAVSKEPLVLAAEARSALKRRLVHGLIGDEPTLHVYQLTTDLENLLLGAYTAAQQAGKSTADAFPLDPQLLEQLQSHMPQARENMKQTGRTPVLLVMPQLRPLLSRYARMFASGLHVLSYNEVPQTKEIEVAGTLG is encoded by the coding sequence ATGAGCCGACTACTGACCGACCTTCGGCGTCACAAATTTCTGACGCCGCTCCTCGTCTTCGCCATCCTCGCGATGGTGATCCTGCCGCTGCCGCCGCTGCTGCTCGACACGCTCTTCACGTTCAACATCGTGCTCTCGATGGTCGTGATTCTGGTGAGTCTGTCAGTGCGGCGTCCGCTCGACTTCTCCGTCTTCCCGACGGTCATCCTCGCCACGACGCTCATGCGTCTGACGCTGAATGTGGCCTCCACGCGCGTGGTGCTGCTCAACGGCAACGAAGGCACGCATGCGGCGGGTAGCGTCATCGAATCGTTCGGTAACGTGGTCATCGGGGGCAACTTCGTCGTGGGCCTCGTGGTGTTCGTGATCCTGATGATCATCAACTTCGTGGTGGTCACAAAGGGAGCCGAGCGCATTTCCGAGGTCTCGGCGCGCTTCACACTCGACGCGTTGCCCGGCAAGCAGATGGCCATCGATGCCGACCTCAACGCGGGGCTCATCAATCAGGAAGCCGCGCAGACCCGCCGACGCGAAGTGAGTTCGGAGGCCGATTTCTACGGCGCGATGGATGGGGCTTCGAAGTTCGTGCGTGGCGACGCCATCGCCAGCATCCTGATCCTGCTCATCAATCTGATCGGGGGTGCGGCCATCGGCGTGACGATGCACGACATGAGTGCCGGCGACGCCTTCCGTCAGTACTCGCTGCTGACCATCGGCGACGGGCTGGTCGCACAGATCCCGGCCCTGCTGCTCTCGTCGGCCGCCGCCATCATCGTGACGCGCGTCTCCGACGCGGGCGACTTCGAGAAGCAGGTCGGCAGTCAGTTGCTGGCCTCGCCCTCGGTGCTCGCGAGCGTGGCGGTATTGATGTTCATTCTGGCGGTGATACCGGGCATGCCGACGCTGCCGTTTCTGGCGTTCGCGGCGGTCATGGCATTCGTTGCGTGGCGCGTGAGCCAGCGGCGTGCCCCTGACGAAGCGGACGACACAGAGGCACTCGAGGCAGCCCTGACGGCCTTTGAGCCGCCCGCACTCACGTGGCAGCAACTGCCGTTCGTCTCGCCGGTGACGGTCAGCCTCGGTTATCAGATCGTCGGGCTGGTGGACAAACGCGAAGGGGCGCCGCTGGTGCAGCGGCTATATGGCATGCGGCAAACGCTCTCGCAAGCGATGGGCTTCGTGGTGCCTGCCGTCAAGCTGGACACGGGCCTCGGACTGGGCGCCAGCGAATATGCCATCGACGTGGGCGGCGTGCGGGTCGCGAGCGCGACGCTGCCGCACGACCGCCTCATGGCCATTGCCGCGCCGGACTGCTATGGCGAACTCGACGGCATGCCGGCCATCGACCCGTCGTTTGGCATGTCCGTCGTGTGGATCGAACCGGAGCAACGTGCCCACGCGCTGGGTCTGGGCTACCAGATCGTCGATCCGGCGGGGGTCATCGCCACGCATGTCCAGGAGGCGATGAAGGCGCATCTGGCCGATCTGTTCACTTATCAGGATGTGACGTCGCTGGGTGAGCGGTTGCGAGAGCTATCGCCTTCGCTCGCCGATGCGCTGGACAAGGCGCTCACGCATCAACAGCAACTGGCGGTCATCCGTCTGCTGCTCGCGGAGGCCGTGTCGTTGCAGGATATCGACGTGTTGGCGACCGCGCTGGTCAACGCGTCGGCCGTGAGCAAGGAGCCATTGGTGCTGGCCGCCGAAGCGCGCAGTGCGCTCAAGCGACGGCTGGTGCACGGGCTGATCGGTGACGAGCCGACGCTGCACGTTTATCAGCTCACGACGGATCTGGAGAACCTTCTGCTGGGCGCCTACACGGCGGCGCAACAGGCCGGGAAGTCGACCGCCGACGCCTTCCCGCTCGACCCGCAACTGCTTGAGCAATTGCAATCGCATATGCCGCAGGCCCGCGAAAACATGAAGCAGACGGGCCGCACGCCGGTGCTGCTCGTCATGCCCCAACTTCGCCCGCTGCTGTCGCGTTATGCGCGGATGTTCGCGAGCGGGTTGCATGTGCTCTCGTATAACGAAGTGCCGCAAACGAAAGAGATCGAAGTGGCCGGAACCCTGGGCTGA
- a CDS encoding flagellar hook-basal body complex protein FliE gives MPISMEQSLMTEMRRMQATQRELNMAAGVREAEPALAGPSGRPDFGAMLRGVDAAQRDAGDRMKAVDLGHSDDLTGAMLASAQADLSFSMLMRTRDKVVGAVEELVRMPF, from the coding sequence ATGCCCATCTCGATGGAACAGTCGCTGATGACTGAAATGCGTCGCATGCAGGCGACGCAACGCGAATTGAATATGGCCGCAGGTGTGCGCGAGGCCGAGCCAGCATTGGCCGGTCCCTCGGGCAGGCCCGATTTCGGCGCGATGCTGCGCGGTGTCGATGCCGCTCAGCGCGACGCGGGCGACCGCATGAAGGCGGTCGATCTGGGGCACAGCGACGATCTGACGGGCGCGATGCTGGCGAGCGCTCAGGCCGACCTGTCGTTTTCCATGCTCATGCGCACGCGCGACAAGGTGGTGGGCGCGGTGGAGGAGTTGGTGCGCATGCCGTTCTGA
- a CDS encoding flagellar biosynthetic protein FliR yields MPFPLPFAAWPGLEGWLAQWPAQLVVLWWPFCRFIAALSMLPLVGEGVVPMRWRVLMALMLSLALWPIFAQSGVPSTDPFSLAGIALAAEQAIIGACLGLAFFIVRSLLTLVGYLCASQMGLAMAAMNDPMNGEASEPVSLLMVCLGTLLFFIADAHLIAVSVVARSFEVWPIGGGLPLTDLTGLLRALGWTLAAAITLALPVVLTTFIVQFGLGLLNRAAPALNLFSLGFAVTTLVGLVVLAALVPALPAHYLTLTERVLDSLGPVARPG; encoded by the coding sequence ATGCCGTTTCCCCTCCCCTTTGCCGCGTGGCCCGGCCTCGAAGGCTGGCTTGCCCAGTGGCCCGCCCAACTCGTCGTGCTGTGGTGGCCGTTCTGCCGCTTCATCGCGGCACTGAGCATGCTGCCGCTCGTGGGCGAAGGCGTGGTGCCAATGCGCTGGCGTGTGTTGATGGCGCTGATGCTAAGCCTCGCCCTCTGGCCGATATTCGCCCAGAGCGGCGTGCCGTCGACCGATCCGTTTTCACTCGCCGGCATTGCGCTCGCGGCCGAGCAGGCAATCATCGGCGCATGCCTCGGTCTGGCGTTCTTCATCGTACGCAGTCTGCTCACGCTCGTGGGATATCTGTGCGCGTCGCAGATGGGATTGGCCATGGCGGCCATGAACGATCCGATGAACGGCGAAGCCAGCGAACCGGTATCGCTGCTGATGGTCTGCCTTGGCACGTTGCTCTTCTTCATCGCCGATGCGCACCTGATCGCCGTGTCGGTCGTTGCGCGCAGTTTCGAGGTGTGGCCCATCGGGGGCGGGTTGCCGCTCACCGACCTGACCGGTCTGCTGCGCGCCCTGGGCTGGACGCTGGCCGCCGCGATCACACTGGCGCTGCCCGTCGTGCTCACGACGTTCATCGTGCAATTCGGTCTCGGATTGCTCAACCGTGCCGCGCCGGCCCTGAATCTGTTCTCGCTGGGCTTCGCCGTGACGACGCTTGTCGGACTGGTCGTGCTCGCCGCACTCGTCCCGGCCCTGCCGGCCCATTACCTGACGTTGACCGAGCGCGTACTCGATTCGCTCGGCCCCGTCGCACGACCGGGATGA
- a CDS encoding flagellin N-terminal helical domain-containing protein — MLTLHTNVAQMSSLNSQRSTGGKLNAIMRDLSTGKKNDLYKNDPAAARISAMLNMHASGTKAAISNMKYAQSSTRVAQGALDKANELLVTMKDLATQAKDGLKGDAEKAALQQQYTNNAQALQAIFENTTFAGKNLLKMEFGQSATGILASGKIDLQVGAGAAETKTLDISADLQQLFASVGSATGEFGKPVAALDGSSEIFTLVGAQSAAALAASMVDDLKGNSEIATILSKDQTSGNNWESVLTTILTAEVAKTPSDIGTLKSSLDNAYRTLARVGANTLTTEESGKLFSAVETLLVSKVQSSSTQLTTANDAESAITNLEAAIGQLATVQASIGAAMMDLDGREEVQSTLLQNTREANSRLNEVDFAESVSELTKLQTQMNVNLQMLQKAGEMPGMIQMLLR, encoded by the coding sequence ATGTTGACTCTGCATACCAACGTGGCGCAAATGTCGTCGCTGAACTCGCAACGCAGCACCGGCGGCAAGCTGAACGCCATCATGCGCGATCTCTCGACCGGCAAGAAAAACGACCTGTATAAGAACGATCCGGCTGCTGCCCGTATCTCGGCCATGCTGAACATGCACGCCAGCGGCACCAAGGCGGCGATCAGCAACATGAAGTACGCTCAGTCGAGCACCCGTGTTGCCCAAGGCGCGCTGGACAAGGCCAACGAACTGCTCGTGACCATGAAGGATCTGGCCACGCAAGCAAAGGACGGCCTGAAGGGCGACGCCGAGAAGGCCGCGCTGCAACAGCAATACACCAACAACGCACAGGCACTGCAAGCCATCTTCGAGAACACCACGTTCGCTGGTAAGAACCTGTTGAAGATGGAATTTGGTCAGTCGGCAACGGGCATTCTGGCTTCGGGCAAGATCGATCTGCAAGTCGGCGCGGGCGCTGCCGAAACGAAGACGCTGGACATCAGCGCCGACCTTCAGCAATTGTTCGCGAGCGTTGGCTCTGCGACCGGCGAGTTCGGTAAGCCCGTCGCGGCATTGGACGGCAGCTCCGAGATTTTCACCCTGGTGGGCGCTCAGAGTGCTGCAGCATTGGCGGCATCGATGGTGGACGACCTCAAAGGAAACTCGGAAATCGCAACGATTTTGTCGAAGGACCAGACCAGCGGTAACAATTGGGAATCCGTTTTGACGACCATTCTTACCGCAGAAGTCGCAAAAACGCCGAGCGATATCGGAACTCTGAAGTCGAGTCTCGATAATGCGTATAGAACGCTGGCCCGAGTGGGGGCTAACACGTTGACCACCGAGGAAAGTGGAAAGCTCTTTAGCGCGGTTGAAACCCTGTTGGTATCGAAGGTGCAGTCGTCTTCGACCCAACTGACCACGGCAAATGATGCAGAAAGCGCCATCACCAACCTCGAAGCCGCCATCGGTCAACTCGCCACCGTGCAAGCCAGCATCGGCGCTGCGATGATGGATCTGGACGGCCGTGAGGAAGTCCAGTCGACGCTGCTGCAAAACACGCGTGAAGCCAATTCGCGTCTGAACGAAGTGGACTTTGCCGAGTCGGTGTCGGAACTGACCAAGCTGCAAACGCAGATGAACGTGAACCTGCAAATGCTGCAAAAGGCCGGCGAAATGCCGGGCATGATCCAGATGCTGCTGCGCTAA
- a CDS encoding EscU/YscU/HrcU family type III secretion system export apparatus switch protein has translation MTPQDTGDKSEAASHQKLRRAREQGQVARSRDTATAVGIMASVAVLAVTAPAQLDEFRSLYAAAFADLAGIGFDDAWTALLPAAMGLLVKLIAPLAAIPLCISVAAMLPGGYVFSTTLLKPKWQRLSPKSNLGRLVSMKHYAQVGTAILKVALVVTVLILALRARWDDLLALQASAPTEAITVGLWLLRDAVLALGGAFVAFAMLDLPLQRFLFMRDQRMTKQEVKNEHKQTEGRPEVKQRIRQIQRRMAERSLRRTVPGADVVIVNPTHYAIALKYDTARAQAPYVVARGLDEMAGVMRQIAREHKIDVVSAPPLARALYHTSQVNQQIPGVLYDAVAVILAYVLQLRAWRTGERATQPDRPDTPAVPVALSDPPSTRPSP, from the coding sequence ATGACGCCCCAAGACACCGGCGACAAGTCGGAAGCCGCCTCCCATCAGAAGCTGCGCCGCGCGCGTGAGCAAGGACAGGTGGCGCGCTCGCGCGATACGGCCACGGCCGTGGGCATCATGGCCAGCGTCGCGGTGCTCGCCGTCACCGCCCCTGCGCAGCTCGACGAATTCCGCTCGCTCTACGCGGCAGCATTCGCCGACCTCGCCGGCATCGGCTTCGACGACGCATGGACGGCCTTGTTGCCCGCCGCGATGGGGTTGCTCGTCAAACTCATCGCCCCGCTCGCGGCCATTCCGCTATGCATCAGCGTGGCCGCCATGCTGCCCGGCGGTTACGTCTTCAGCACGACCTTGCTCAAACCGAAATGGCAACGTCTGTCGCCCAAGTCGAACCTCGGGCGGCTGGTCTCGATGAAGCACTACGCGCAGGTCGGGACCGCCATTCTCAAGGTCGCACTGGTCGTGACCGTGCTGATCCTTGCCCTGCGCGCGCGCTGGGACGATTTGCTCGCGTTGCAGGCGAGCGCTCCCACCGAGGCCATCACCGTGGGATTGTGGCTGTTGCGCGACGCCGTGCTCGCACTGGGTGGCGCGTTCGTGGCGTTCGCGATGCTCGATCTGCCGCTGCAACGCTTTCTGTTCATGCGCGACCAGCGCATGACCAAGCAAGAGGTGAAGAACGAACACAAGCAGACCGAGGGACGCCCCGAAGTGAAGCAGCGCATTCGCCAGATTCAGCGCCGCATGGCCGAGCGTAGCTTGCGCCGCACGGTGCCGGGCGCCGATGTAGTGATCGTCAACCCGACGCACTACGCCATCGCGCTCAAGTACGACACCGCGCGCGCGCAGGCGCCCTACGTGGTGGCGCGCGGCCTCGACGAAATGGCCGGCGTGATGCGCCAGATCGCCCGCGAACACAAGATCGACGTGGTGAGTGCTCCGCCGCTCGCCCGCGCCCTGTACCACACAAGTCAGGTCAACCAGCAGATTCCCGGCGTCCTTTACGACGCGGTCGCCGTGATTCTGGCCTACGTCCTGCAATTGCGCGCCTGGCGTACCGGCGAGCGCGCGACCCAACCCGACCGTCCGGACACGCCCGCCGTGCCCGTGGCGCTCTCCGATCCCCCTTCCACGCGACCGAGTCCCTGA
- a CDS encoding flagellar biosynthetic protein FliQ, translating into MLTSDIAIDIGLDALRLVITIVLVLIVPSLVMGLVVALFQAATQINEQTLSFLPRLIVTLITLGLAAPWLAGTLTDFAAETFARAATLAG; encoded by the coding sequence ATGCTTACCAGCGACATTGCCATTGACATCGGCCTCGACGCGCTACGGCTCGTCATCACCATCGTGCTTGTGCTGATCGTGCCGAGCCTCGTGATGGGCCTTGTGGTTGCCCTGTTTCAGGCGGCCACGCAAATCAACGAGCAGACGCTGTCGTTTCTGCCGCGCCTGATCGTCACACTGATTACGCTCGGGCTCGCCGCCCCTTGGCTCGCCGGCACGCTCACCGACTTTGCCGCCGAAACCTTTGCCCGGGCGGCCACCCTGGCCGGTTAG
- a CDS encoding FliM/FliN family flagellar motor switch protein — protein sequence MTTHFPHDPAAQASHDANVADLRPDAALDDLPPLDDLAQDLAGDWLGDAVTGSAPASQAGAAPVPLAMRETLRRVPVKLTLEVGATRLTLGELAALRADDVLSLDRAAGAPLAVLVNGVPVGLAEVVVSGAQYGLKILTLDALELDRLAR from the coding sequence ATGACTACCCATTTCCCTCACGACCCCGCCGCTCAGGCGTCGCACGACGCCAACGTGGCCGATCTGCGCCCGGACGCGGCTCTGGACGATCTTCCCCCGTTGGACGATCTCGCTCAAGACCTTGCCGGCGACTGGCTCGGCGACGCCGTTACGGGATCGGCGCCTGCGTCGCAAGCCGGCGCTGCGCCCGTACCGCTCGCCATGCGCGAGACGCTGCGCCGCGTGCCGGTCAAGCTCACGCTCGAAGTCGGTGCGACGCGTCTTACGCTCGGTGAACTGGCCGCGCTGCGCGCCGACGACGTACTCAGCCTCGACCGTGCCGCCGGTGCGCCGCTCGCCGTGCTGGTCAATGGCGTGCCCGTCGGCCTGGCCGAGGTGGTGGTCTCGGGTGCGCAATACGGACTGAAGATCCTCACGCTCGACGCGCTCGAGCTGGATCGTCTCGCGCGATGA
- a CDS encoding flagellar type III secretion system pore protein FliP, whose translation MKAALQIVRQRLVHPIRTRGFPLCASETFVLAILAIGFALFATGARADEAGDLMRLRSQGGTTDFTVKTQLLILMTLLGLLPMMLMVMTTFVRFAIILALLRQALGLQQGLPARVLTGMALLLSLLVMRPVGEAIWSQAVVPYDENRITLTEAIRAGEAPLSRFMLAQTRQSSLDLMARLTGETEVAEPQAHSFLVKASAFLLSELKTAFQVGAMLFVPFLVIDLVVASVLMAMGMMMLSPLVVSLPLKLLLFVLIDGWTLTVSTLVSSVQAV comes from the coding sequence ATGAAAGCCGCGCTACAGATCGTGCGCCAGCGGTTGGTGCACCCGATCAGGACGCGCGGCTTCCCGCTGTGCGCATCGGAGACCTTCGTCCTCGCGATTCTGGCGATCGGCTTCGCCCTGTTCGCCACCGGGGCACGCGCCGACGAGGCAGGCGACCTGATGCGCTTGCGCTCACAGGGCGGCACGACCGACTTCACCGTCAAGACGCAGTTGCTCATCCTGATGACGCTGCTGGGCCTGCTGCCCATGATGCTGATGGTGATGACCACATTCGTGCGCTTCGCCATCATCCTGGCGCTGCTGCGTCAGGCGCTCGGTCTTCAACAGGGGTTGCCTGCGCGCGTGCTGACCGGCATGGCACTCTTGCTCAGCCTGCTCGTCATGCGCCCGGTCGGCGAAGCCATCTGGTCACAAGCGGTCGTGCCCTACGACGAAAACCGGATCACGCTGACCGAAGCGATCCGTGCCGGCGAGGCACCGCTCTCGCGCTTCATGCTCGCGCAGACCCGTCAATCTTCTCTCGACCTGATGGCTCGCCTCACAGGTGAGACCGAGGTTGCCGAGCCGCAGGCGCACAGTTTTCTGGTCAAGGCATCGGCCTTCCTGCTGAGCGAACTCAAAACCGCGTTTCAGGTGGGCGCCATGCTCTTCGTGCCGTTTCTCGTCATCGATCTGGTGGTGGCCTCGGTGCTGATGGCGATGGGCATGATGATGCTCTCGCCGCTGGTCGTCTCCCTGCCGCTCAAGCTCCTGCTGTTCGTCCTCATCGACGGTTGGACACTGACCGTCAGCACGTTGGTCTCCAGCGTGCAGGCCGTTTGA